A genome region from Coprococcus phoceensis includes the following:
- a CDS encoding diaminopimelate decarboxylase yields MNKVPFVTKEKLDEIVKEFPTPFHLYDERGIRENVKALKEAFAWNKGYKEYFAVKATPNPFLINILREYGCGCDCSSYTELMLSEALGAVGKDIMFSSNATPAEEFVYADKLGAIINLDDFTHIEFLENAIGHIPETISCRYNPGGLFKISNDIMDNPGDAKYGMTTEQLFEAFKILKAKGAKEFGLHAFLASNTVTNEYYPMLAKILFEVAVKLQKETGAHIKFINLSGGIGIPYRPDQEPNDIRAIGEGVRKVYEEVLVPAGMGDVAIYTELGRYMMGPYGCLVTKAVHEKHTYKEYIGCDACAVNLMRPAMYGAYHHITVMGKEDAPCDHKYDITGSLCENNDKFAVDRMLPKIDIGDLLVIHDTGAHGFAMGYNYNGKLKSAEILLQEDGTPKLIRRAETPADYFATFDCFEIGQKLK; encoded by the coding sequence ATGAATAAAGTACCGTTTGTTACAAAAGAAAAATTAGATGAGATTGTAAAAGAATTTCCGACACCGTTTCACTTGTACGATGAAAGGGGAATTCGTGAAAATGTAAAAGCATTGAAAGAGGCTTTTGCATGGAATAAAGGTTATAAAGAATATTTTGCAGTAAAAGCAACTCCGAATCCATTTTTGATTAATATTTTAAGAGAATACGGCTGTGGCTGTGACTGCTCCTCTTATACAGAATTGATGCTGTCTGAGGCGCTTGGAGCAGTAGGGAAAGATATCATGTTCTCTTCCAATGCAACTCCGGCAGAAGAGTTTGTCTATGCAGACAAACTGGGGGCAATTATCAATTTAGATGACTTCACACATATTGAATTTTTGGAGAATGCAATCGGGCATATTCCGGAGACGATCAGCTGCCGTTACAATCCGGGCGGATTGTTCAAAATCAGCAATGACATCATGGATAATCCTGGGGATGCCAAATACGGGATGACAACGGAGCAGTTGTTTGAGGCATTTAAGATTCTGAAAGCAAAAGGGGCAAAAGAATTCGGACTGCATGCGTTTTTGGCAAGTAATACTGTAACAAATGAATATTATCCAATGCTCGCAAAGATTTTGTTCGAAGTTGCAGTGAAATTACAAAAAGAGACAGGAGCGCACATTAAATTTATCAACCTGTCAGGCGGAATCGGAATTCCGTATCGACCGGATCAAGAGCCGAATGATATCAGAGCAATCGGAGAAGGAGTCAGAAAGGTATACGAGGAAGTGCTTGTTCCGGCTGGCATGGGTGATGTGGCAATCTACACAGAGCTTGGGCGTTACATGATGGGACCTTACGGCTGCCTTGTGACAAAAGCAGTTCATGAGAAGCACACGTATAAAGAATATATCGGCTGTGATGCATGTGCGGTAAACTTAATGCGTCCTGCGATGTACGGAGCGTACCATCATATCACAGTTATGGGAAAAGAAGATGCACCTTGTGACCACAAATATGACATCACAGGTTCACTCTGTGAAAATAATGATAAATTTGCAGTAGATCGTATGCTTCCAAAGATTGATATCGGAGATTTGCTAGTCATCCATGACACAGGAGCACATGGATTTGCGATGGGATATAATTATAATGGTAAATTGAAATCGGCAGAGATTTTACTGCAGGAAGACGGTACGCCGAAGCTGATTCGAAGAGCCGAAACACCGGCAGATTACTTTGCAACATTTGATTGCTTTGAGATTGGTCAGAAATTGAAATAA
- a CDS encoding LytR/AlgR family response regulator transcription factor, translated as MYQIGICDDGKNTCAFIEDVVLKYGKKRNVKMNIQVWNSGEELCAYLETGKQLDILYLDIELFEVSGIDAGIFIRKQMENHTMQIIYISGKQSYAQQLFKVQPMDFLVKPIEEEKIEETLALALKIVGRNTKRFEFQLGKEYYYVSYGDILCFVSDGRKVRLLTTSGEKEFYGKLKNIIKELPEDFLVIHKSYVVNKQRIARYTYETVELDNGRVLTISQAQRKQVREKLLKEL; from the coding sequence ATGTATCAGATTGGAATATGTGATGATGGAAAAAATACATGTGCTTTTATAGAAGATGTTGTTTTGAAGTATGGGAAAAAGAGAAATGTAAAGATGAATATCCAAGTCTGGAATTCCGGGGAAGAACTTTGTGCTTATTTAGAAACGGGAAAACAGTTGGATATTCTGTATTTGGATATCGAATTGTTTGAAGTGAGTGGAATCGATGCGGGGATATTTATCCGAAAGCAGATGGAAAACCATACGATGCAGATTATCTATATATCGGGGAAACAGTCGTATGCACAGCAGTTGTTTAAGGTGCAGCCGATGGATTTCCTTGTAAAGCCGATTGAGGAAGAAAAGATTGAAGAGACGCTTGCATTAGCACTAAAGATTGTCGGGCGAAACACAAAGCGCTTTGAATTCCAATTGGGTAAAGAGTATTATTATGTGTCTTATGGAGATATTCTTTGCTTTGTGAGTGATGGACGAAAAGTTAGATTGCTCACTACAAGCGGCGAAAAGGAATTTTACGGAAAGCTGAAAAATATTATCAAGGAATTGCCGGAAGATTTTCTTGTAATTCATAAATCGTATGTGGTAAATAAGCAGCGTATCGCACGGTATACATATGAAACTGTGGAATTGGACAATGGGAGAGTACTGACGATCAGTCAGGCGCAGCGAAAACAGGTCAGAGAAAAATTGTTAAAGGAATTATAA
- a CDS encoding sensor histidine kinase, which translates to MMDIIVCAGSNLFRMYVTYRFIRIFLEETKLSRVKEVACYLLFWIVNTALYLLFQRVWINIMCNLVGIALLVRMYTKVWKENIFVTVSIYVVGMICDAFVTFLFIPYKDGNMYNQVYGAIGILLMFVCELIAGRIVSGQKNRTRTYHLSLICIPLCSILLVTILIYTKSSTYRGITIICLGLFLINFLMFYFYSLFLKLSEEKHEAELLEYQMMAYRNQINVMLESVEKMKMFRHDMKHHLAELRFMAERKDFSEFRRYLNAMEEFFEKPSEIVSSGNMEVDSVLNYMLQKAKKMQLNTTVKVAIPEDMKHSFDLNIIIGNLLQNAIDAAVETEEKFLGVEFSLKNGILVLKIENSFLSERIRQDKYGDFLTTKKDSESHGIGLKSVKRMVEKYHGDMSIKVQDAHFCVKLMLYI; encoded by the coding sequence ATGATGGATATCATTGTGTGTGCGGGGTCGAATTTATTTCGAATGTATGTGACGTATCGATTTATCCGCATCTTTTTGGAAGAGACAAAGTTAAGCAGGGTGAAAGAAGTTGCATGCTATTTGCTCTTTTGGATTGTGAATACGGCATTGTATTTATTGTTTCAACGTGTTTGGATAAATATTATGTGCAATCTAGTGGGCATTGCTTTGCTAGTAAGAATGTATACAAAAGTATGGAAAGAGAATATTTTTGTGACAGTTTCAATTTATGTGGTTGGTATGATATGCGACGCTTTTGTTACATTTCTTTTCATACCATATAAAGACGGAAATATGTATAATCAAGTGTATGGGGCAATCGGAATATTATTGATGTTTGTTTGTGAGTTGATTGCAGGAAGAATTGTATCCGGACAAAAAAACAGGACAAGAACTTATCATTTATCTTTGATTTGTATACCATTATGCAGTATTTTATTGGTAACGATATTGATTTATACAAAAAGCAGCACTTATAGAGGGATTACTATTATATGCTTGGGATTGTTCTTGATTAATTTTTTGATGTTTTATTTTTACAGCCTGTTTTTGAAATTGTCAGAAGAAAAGCATGAGGCAGAGCTATTGGAATATCAGATGATGGCATATCGGAATCAGATAAATGTAATGTTGGAGAGTGTAGAAAAAATGAAGATGTTTCGGCATGATATGAAACATCATTTGGCGGAACTGAGATTTATGGCAGAGAGAAAGGATTTTTCGGAATTTCGGAGATATCTGAATGCTATGGAAGAATTTTTTGAGAAGCCGAGTGAGATTGTATCGTCCGGAAATATGGAAGTAGATAGTGTTCTGAACTATATGCTTCAGAAGGCAAAGAAAATGCAGTTGAATACAACTGTAAAAGTTGCAATACCGGAAGATATGAAACATTCCTTTGATTTGAATATCATCATTGGAAATTTGTTGCAAAATGCGATAGATGCAGCAGTGGAGACCGAAGAAAAATTCTTGGGTGTTGAGTTTTCTTTGAAAAATGGAATTCTTGTTTTGAAGATAGAAAATAGTTTTTTGTCAGAGAGAATAAGACAAGATAAATACGGCGATTTTCTTACAACAAAAAAAGATTCGGAGTCCCACGGTATCGGGTTAAAAAGTGTAAAACGAATGGTAGAAAAATATCATGGAGATATGAGTATAAAAGTACAGGATGCACATTTTTGTGTAAAATTGATGTTGTACATATAA
- a CDS encoding cyclic lactone autoinducer peptide: protein MQKKKRASEKVKKAVVKLSRKVAEMEANTTCTFTFYQPKEVESVKKLRKF from the coding sequence ATGCAGAAGAAAAAAAGAGCTTCGGAGAAAGTAAAAAAAGCAGTTGTCAAATTATCAAGAAAAGTTGCAGAAATGGAAGCAAATACAACATGTACGTTCACTTTTTATCAACCGAAAGAAGTTGAAAGTGTTAAGAAGTTGCGGAAGTTTTGA
- a CDS encoding accessory gene regulator B family protein translates to MSLTTYLTDYLADGKNIPDSEREVIRYGVEGILNNLLGIFITVTVGIFCDCVFESCVFWISFWTLRKHAGGFHAKTKFRCLMMSVVLLFVAFEFLLKAGWIIGVYTWIMVIGSGCIFCLAPVGTHNKQLDEEEVRVYRKRTRMILSIQLILYFLSLILGGEQLCRILAVNVLVVSFSLMLGVILKRRN, encoded by the coding sequence TTGAGTTTGACAACATATCTGACAGATTATTTAGCAGATGGTAAAAATATACCTGATAGTGAGCGTGAGGTTATAAGATATGGGGTAGAAGGTATTTTAAATAATCTGTTGGGGATTTTCATCACAGTAACTGTTGGTATCTTTTGTGATTGTGTATTTGAAAGTTGCGTGTTTTGGATTTCCTTTTGGACACTGCGAAAGCATGCAGGTGGATTTCATGCGAAGACAAAATTTCGATGTCTGATGATGTCCGTAGTATTGTTGTTTGTTGCTTTCGAATTCCTATTGAAAGCAGGATGGATAATAGGTGTATATACGTGGATTATGGTAATCGGAAGTGGGTGTATCTTTTGCCTTGCACCTGTAGGAACACATAATAAGCAGTTGGATGAAGAGGAGGTTCGTGTATATCGGAAAAGAACCAGAATGATTCTTAGTATACAATTGATATTGTATTTTCTGTCTTTGATTTTGGGTGGAGAGCAATTATGTAGGATATTGGCGGTAAATGTGTTGGTGGTTAGTTTTTCATTGATGTTAGGTGTGATTCTGAAAAGAAGAAATTAG
- a CDS encoding DUF2712 domain-containing protein, which yields MKKKVLAVLMVIGIGCAGISAQAAGNVSDTALPTKKIEFAYSKAAQTPLRTKEDKTSHYIKNNSGFDLWVRSLSSSNVNCTLRDHAIVKGGEWFIYNKVKENGYSSCKLDITTARAGVSGTLRGLWSPDSVGNYPVANP from the coding sequence ATGAAGAAAAAAGTATTGGCAGTATTGATGGTTATAGGTATTGGTTGTGCAGGTATCTCGGCTCAAGCGGCTGGGAACGTTTCGGATACAGCATTGCCGACAAAGAAAATAGAATTTGCTTATTCTAAAGCGGCACAGACACCGTTACGGACAAAAGAAGATAAAACTTCTCATTATATTAAAAATAACTCGGGGTTCGATTTATGGGTGCGCTCTCTTAGTTCATCAAATGTGAATTGTACACTTAGAGATCATGCAATTGTAAAAGGTGGTGAATGGTTTATATACAATAAAGTTAAAGAAAATGGTTATTCCAGTTGTAAACTTGATATTACGACCGCAAGAGCGGGTGTGTCAGGGACATTAAGAGGATTATGGAGTCCGGACAGTGTTGGAAACTATCCTGTGGCAAATCCATAG
- a CDS encoding DUF5027 family lipoprotein — MEKKEPLQGNEENISIRYTVNQATLYNNPTEASVRKEEIMPIIEYPKSGVLVSVDEAMNSPMLILDVMVTNVNSEDCNISIFQLVEKGKDNEVIWIGSPCYYSEGKDVESPEYYHFPLLPAQSVNMKIGWYINPDDCDLGKIYLTDNLNGGEEYTSYVNLKL, encoded by the coding sequence GTGGAGAAGAAGGAGCCTCTTCAGGGAAATGAAGAGAATATTTCGATAAGATATACAGTAAATCAGGCGACTTTGTATAATAATCCGACAGAAGCGAGTGTGCGGAAAGAAGAGATTATGCCAATTATTGAATATCCCAAAAGTGGAGTTTTGGTGTCGGTAGATGAGGCGATGAATAGTCCTATGTTGATTTTGGATGTGATGGTGACGAATGTAAATTCTGAAGATTGCAATATATCTATTTTTCAATTAGTTGAAAAAGGAAAAGACAATGAAGTTATATGGATTGGAAGTCCGTGTTATTATTCGGAAGGTAAAGATGTGGAAAGTCCTGAATATTATCATTTTCCGTTGCTTCCGGCACAGAGTGTAAACATGAAAATTGGTTGGTATATTAATCCGGATGATTGTGATCTGGGGAAAATATATTTGACAGATAATTTAAATGGAGGAGAAGAATATACTTCTTATGTGAATTTGAAATTGTAA
- a CDS encoding ABC transporter permease, translated as MCSVLKLELKKAFKNKFFWISVVLGCLITLLSFEHMVNMYYEGMSAISGNSTDIIYDPHIGINTVFNCWIGGEPFSLGSSIYFFVFPLLIALPYGWSYSEERKCGYRRMMITKTGKKKYYCAKYVAVFLSGGVAMVLPLIFNFWMTLLVVPAILPDVTMNMFYGVFGGSFLAELYYTVPFLYVAIYLFIDFVYCGFLVCICMAVSGIVRQKWGVVLIPFLLLLFVHVITDYIYSDPSVAYKELSPLYFLRGVEVRYSFSGSIILLFAIGLLVISLIGIIKEYRNEIY; from the coding sequence ATGTGTTCAGTATTGAAATTAGAGCTTAAGAAAGCTTTCAAAAATAAATTTTTTTGGATATCTGTTGTTTTAGGGTGTCTTATTACCTTGTTGAGTTTTGAACATATGGTAAATATGTATTATGAGGGAATGTCTGCTATATCTGGTAATTCAACGGATATCATATACGATCCTCATATAGGGATTAATACGGTGTTCAATTGCTGGATAGGAGGCGAACCATTTTCGCTAGGAAGTTCTATTTATTTCTTTGTATTTCCGTTGTTGATAGCATTGCCTTATGGCTGGTCATATAGTGAAGAAAGGAAATGCGGATATCGAAGAATGATGATCACAAAGACAGGAAAGAAAAAATATTATTGTGCAAAATATGTAGCAGTATTTTTATCGGGGGGAGTTGCAATGGTTCTTCCGCTGATTTTTAATTTTTGGATGACTTTACTGGTTGTTCCAGCTATTTTGCCTGATGTGACTATGAATATGTTTTATGGTGTGTTTGGAGGCTCTTTTTTAGCTGAATTATATTATACAGTACCTTTTTTGTATGTGGCAATATATTTGTTTATAGACTTTGTATACTGTGGTTTTTTGGTTTGTATTTGTATGGCAGTATCTGGAATTGTGCGACAAAAGTGGGGAGTCGTACTTATCCCGTTTTTGTTGTTGCTATTTGTACATGTGATTACAGATTATATTTATAGTGATCCATCTGTTGCATATAAGGAGCTTTCGCCATTATATTTTTTGCGAGGTGTAGAAGTTAGGTATTCTTTTTCAGGAAGTATTATTCTTTTGTTTGCGATTGGATTATTGGTGATTTCTCTAATTGGTATTATAAAGGAGTATCGGAATGAAATTTATTAA
- a CDS encoding ABC transporter ATP-binding protein produces the protein MRMEVIEVSKVIRKHTVLDRVSCSMHSGKIYGIQGINGSGKTMLMRVLIGLIHPSSGKVLIDGKELGKELEFPKSIGFLLENPTFLDRYSGYQNLKMLASVKKIISDEEINKVLCLVGLDEEAAKKKYRKYSLGMKQRLGIAAALMEKPDIVILDEPTNALDTSGVELVKEIVRGEKKRGALVIISCHDLAVLEELSDEIIKLESGKVIEHIGRA, from the coding sequence ATGAGAATGGAAGTGATAGAAGTATCAAAGGTAATTCGTAAACATACGGTGTTAGATCGAGTAAGCTGCTCTATGCACTCAGGGAAAATTTATGGAATACAGGGCATTAACGGATCAGGGAAGACAATGTTGATGAGAGTGCTGATTGGATTAATTCATCCATCATCAGGAAAGGTATTGATAGATGGAAAAGAATTGGGAAAAGAGTTGGAATTTCCTAAAAGCATAGGGTTTTTGTTAGAAAATCCGACATTTTTAGATCGATATTCAGGATATCAAAATTTAAAGATGCTAGCATCTGTAAAGAAAATAATATCTGACGAAGAAATAAATAAAGTTCTGTGTTTGGTTGGTTTGGATGAAGAGGCGGCAAAAAAGAAATACCGAAAATATTCATTAGGAATGAAACAACGTTTGGGAATTGCAGCAGCACTTATGGAAAAACCAGATATAGTGATATTGGATGAACCGACGAATGCCCTGGATACTTCTGGTGTGGAATTAGTAAAAGAAATTGTTCGAGGGGAGAAAAAAAGAGGTGCATTAGTTATCATTTCCTGCCATGATCTTGCGGTTTTGGAGGAATTGTCAGATGAGATTATTAAATTGGAAAGCGGAAAAGTAATTGAACACATAGGTAGGGCTTAA
- a CDS encoding DUF5028 domain-containing protein — protein MISKKKIVIGIMICLLIGSGIRIYALNKKAERQKKEYFQVNETVEFGRDFNNSSDSIIDGYTVKVLGAELFSMKEFYKNYNLVSEDEELAEDTAVKYYYVVKALFSNEDNEDVEKVGVNLSAMTLVGTDYSAVVNQMSYELINPDMPKGLGFSLLQGTSREVLIPYAIIPDNIAANEKKAYETLKENPPMFQITSYPVKKLIETK, from the coding sequence ATGATAAGTAAGAAAAAAATAGTGATAGGTATAATGATATGTCTTTTGATAGGCTCGGGAATTCGGATTTATGCTTTGAATAAGAAGGCTGAGAGACAGAAAAAAGAATATTTTCAAGTAAATGAGACAGTGGAGTTTGGTCGAGATTTTAACAATAGTTCGGATAGTATTATTGACGGCTATACTGTAAAAGTGTTAGGTGCTGAGCTTTTCTCAATGAAAGAATTTTATAAGAACTATAATCTTGTTTCAGAAGATGAAGAATTGGCGGAAGACACAGCTGTAAAATATTATTATGTAGTGAAAGCGTTATTTTCAAACGAAGATAATGAAGATGTGGAAAAAGTGGGAGTTAACTTGAGTGCCATGACATTGGTAGGGACTGATTATAGTGCTGTGGTTAATCAAATGTCGTATGAATTAATCAATCCGGATATGCCGAAAGGTTTGGGTTTTTCTCTTTTGCAAGGCACTTCTAGGGAAGTTCTTATACCTTATGCAATTATTCCTGATAATATAGCAGCAAATGAAAAGAAGGCATATGAAACATTGAAGGAAAATCCACCAATGTTTCAAATAACTTCTTATCCGGTTAAAAAATTAATTGAGACAAAATGA
- a CDS encoding AAA family ATPase has protein sequence MSRRVSIGYQEFADIISNDLFYVDKTLFIKEWWERRDYVTLITRPRRFGKTLTMSMIENFFSITHKKNAGLFHHLNIWKEESYQKLQGTYPVISITFANVKERTFQMAKQRINQILTDLYNKHIFLLGGDLLTEEEKIFFKSVTMNMDETIATLAIHKMSDFLSRYYEKKVIILLDEYDTPMQEAYVNGYWDELSSFLRSLLNAAFKTNPYLERAIMTGITRVSKEPIFSDLNNLEVVTTISEKYADAFGFTEEEVFAALEEYNLSDKSSEVKRWYDGFTFGHKKDIYNPWSILHYLDKQKVGTYWANTSSNSLIGKIIREGSCQVKESFEELLAGRNIITQIDEQIVYNRLDLDENAIWSLFLASGYLKIVNEVKCDASSNEWKELYELSITNFEVMVMFRNIVRDWFALTASNYNAFIRAFLQDDLKAMNAYMNKTALATFSFFDSGSRPSGEEPERFYHGFVLGLMVELENRYMITSNRESGFGRYDVMLEPRNKIDDAMILEFKVQDSDEKSLEDTVKAALKQIDEKQYAVSLIEKGVPESHIRKYGFAFCGKRVLIGK, from the coding sequence ATGTCAAGAAGGGTATCGATCGGATATCAGGAATTTGCAGACATTATATCAAACGACCTATTCTATGTAGATAAGACATTATTTATAAAGGAATGGTGGGAGAGAAGAGATTATGTCACATTGATTACTCGGCCAAGGCGTTTTGGGAAGACGTTGACAATGAGTATGATAGAGAATTTTTTTTCTATAACACATAAGAAGAACGCGGGTTTATTTCACCATTTGAATATATGGAAAGAGGAGTCCTATCAAAAACTGCAGGGGACATATCCGGTGATCAGCATTACTTTTGCAAATGTGAAAGAACGCACTTTTCAAATGGCAAAGCAAAGGATTAATCAGATTTTGACGGATTTATATAATAAACACATTTTTTTGCTGGGTGGAGATTTATTAACGGAAGAAGAAAAGATATTTTTCAAAAGTGTTACCATGAATATGGATGAAACAATTGCCACATTGGCTATTCATAAGATGTCGGATTTCCTTAGCAGATATTATGAAAAGAAAGTGATTATCTTGTTGGATGAATATGATACTCCTATGCAGGAAGCTTATGTAAATGGATATTGGGATGAGTTATCATCATTTTTGCGAAGTTTATTGAATGCAGCATTTAAAACAAATCCATATTTGGAGCGTGCAATTATGACTGGGATAACACGTGTCAGTAAAGAACCTATTTTTTCAGACTTGAATAATTTAGAGGTTGTCACTACTATCTCAGAAAAATATGCAGACGCGTTTGGGTTTACGGAAGAAGAGGTTTTTGCTGCATTGGAAGAGTACAATTTATCTGATAAGAGCAGTGAGGTAAAACGCTGGTATGATGGATTTACATTTGGACATAAGAAAGATATTTATAATCCGTGGTCTATTCTTCATTATCTTGACAAACAAAAAGTAGGGACATACTGGGCGAATACAAGCAGCAACAGTTTAATCGGAAAAATAATTCGTGAGGGTTCCTGCCAAGTGAAAGAGTCTTTTGAAGAATTACTTGCCGGGAGAAATATTATCACGCAGATTGATGAACAAATTGTGTATAATCGACTGGATTTAGATGAAAATGCAATTTGGAGTCTTTTTTTGGCAAGTGGGTATCTTAAGATTGTAAACGAAGTGAAGTGCGATGCATCGAGCAATGAGTGGAAGGAATTGTATGAGTTATCAATAACAAACTTTGAGGTTATGGTTATGTTCCGAAATATCGTGCGTGATTGGTTTGCTTTGACGGCATCTAACTATAATGCATTTATCAGAGCGTTTTTGCAGGATGACTTGAAAGCGATGAACGCATATATGAATAAAACAGCGCTGGCAACGTTTAGCTTTTTTGACAGTGGGAGCAGACCATCCGGGGAAGAACCGGAACGATTTTATCATGGGTTCGTCTTGGGACTGATGGTGGAACTTGAAAATCGATATATGATCACTTCAAACCGAGAAAGCGGTTTTGGACGCTACGATGTAATGTTGGAGCCGAGAAATAAGATAGATGATGCGATGATATTGGAATTTAAAGTGCAGGACAGTGACGAAAAATCTTTAGAAGATACAGTCAAAGCAGCGTTGAAACAAATTGATGAGAAGCAATATGCGGTATCATTAATTGAAAAAGGAGTGCCGGAAAGCCATATTAGAAAGTATGGATTTGCTTTTTGCGGCAAACGGGTTCTGATAGGAAAATAG
- the asnB gene encoding asparagine synthase (glutamine-hydrolyzing) — protein sequence MSGISGWYDSYEKRFVGEQSVTRTFGEKRYTVVYSGELYNCGELRRELEKRGQRFETTSEMEVVLNGLFTYGTDFVKQMNGVFAFAFYDEKLGVLHLFRDRIGVKPLFYTRQGDTIFFASEIETLLANSGVKPVLDRKGLNEVFSIGPAKTYGCGVFKGIDEVLPGHLLSYTGAEMKNSCYWRLESKVHEDNYEQTVEKTAFLLEDAVKNQMISGVPVCTFLSGGLDSSLVSAICARELRKEGKRLHTFSFDFMGNDKNFQANMFQPSQDRPYVEKMVTFLDSEHHYLECDSRTQADYLYASIDAKGLPAMADVDSSLLYFCSEVSKEYKVALTGECADEIFGGYPWFHKKECLEAHTFPWTMDLAPRKAMLSDEFLEALKMDAYVQETYAKSVAETPRLAGESALETRRREISYLNQKWFMQTLLDRMGGTSTRYGLSARVPFADYRIVEYLWNVPWEMKAKGGVVKGLLREAGRGLLPDDILFRKKSPYPKTYDKAYEAILVQKMRAIMAETDSPIRQFLDTKKVERFLSSPSDYGKPWYGQLMAAPQMIAYLIQVNYWLEKYHIKIEL from the coding sequence ATGAGTGGGATTTCTGGGTGGTATGATTCATATGAAAAAAGATTTGTCGGAGAGCAGTCTGTGACAAGAACCTTTGGTGAAAAAAGATATACAGTTGTATACAGCGGAGAACTTTATAATTGTGGAGAACTAAGGCGAGAGTTGGAAAAGAGGGGGCAGCGTTTTGAGACGACAAGTGAGATGGAAGTTGTTCTGAATGGATTGTTTACATACGGAACGGATTTCGTAAAACAAATGAATGGGGTATTTGCGTTTGCCTTTTATGATGAAAAACTGGGAGTGTTGCATCTGTTTCGGGATCGCATTGGAGTGAAACCTTTATTTTATACAAGGCAGGGAGATACGATTTTTTTTGCATCAGAGATAGAGACGCTATTAGCCAATTCGGGCGTGAAACCGGTACTGGATCGGAAGGGATTAAATGAAGTATTCAGTATCGGACCGGCAAAGACATATGGCTGCGGTGTATTTAAAGGGATTGATGAGGTACTTCCGGGACACCTGTTAAGCTATACGGGGGCAGAAATGAAAAATTCCTGCTATTGGAGGTTGGAAAGCAAGGTACACGAGGACAACTATGAGCAGACTGTTGAGAAAACAGCGTTTCTGTTGGAGGATGCAGTGAAGAATCAGATGATTTCAGGTGTGCCCGTTTGCACCTTTCTGTCGGGAGGGTTGGATAGCAGCCTTGTATCCGCAATCTGTGCGAGGGAGTTGAGAAAAGAGGGAAAGAGACTGCACACGTTTTCGTTTGACTTTATGGGGAATGACAAGAATTTTCAAGCGAATATGTTTCAACCATCACAGGACAGACCATATGTGGAAAAAATGGTAACTTTTCTGGATTCAGAACATCACTACTTAGAATGTGACTCTCGCACACAGGCGGACTATCTTTATGCATCAATTGATGCGAAAGGATTGCCGGCAATGGCAGATGTAGATTCTTCGCTTCTTTATTTTTGCTCGGAGGTGTCAAAGGAATATAAAGTGGCGCTGACCGGTGAATGCGCGGACGAGATTTTTGGCGGATATCCGTGGTTTCATAAAAAAGAATGTCTGGAAGCGCATACGTTTCCGTGGACGATGGATTTAGCGCCGAGAAAAGCAATGCTTTCCGATGAATTTTTGGAAGCGCTAAAAATGGATGCGTATGTGCAGGAGACTTATGCAAAATCAGTGGCTGAAACACCAAGGCTTGCAGGAGAGTCAGCTTTGGAAACGCGAAGAAGAGAGATTTCCTATCTGAATCAGAAATGGTTTATGCAGACACTCTTAGACAGAATGGGCGGAACGAGTACGCGTTATGGTTTGTCAGCGAGAGTGCCGTTTGCGGATTATCGGATTGTGGAGTACTTGTGGAATGTACCATGGGAGATGAAGGCAAAGGGAGGCGTTGTAAAGGGATTGCTTCGGGAGGCAGGAAGAGGATTGCTTCCGGATGACATTTTATTCCGAAAGAAATCTCCTTATCCAAAGACGTACGATAAAGCATATGAAGCAATCCTGGTGCAGAAAATGCGTGCAATTATGGCAGAGACCGACTCGCCAATCCGTCAATTTTTGGATACAAAAAAGGTAGAAAGATTTCTTTCCAGTCCATCTGATTATGGAAAACCGTGGTATGGTCAGTTGATGGCGGCGCCACAGATGATTGCCTACCTCATTCAGGTAAATTACTGGCTTGAAAAATATCATATAAAAATAGAACTTTAA